The genomic interval TTATTCGTCTAAAGTCGTTGAGGTCTCGGAGGCGTCGGCTGGTCTCGATTGCAGCCTCAAACGGACGCGGGCGACGCCTTTTGGTGTTATCCCTCCGGTAGGGGGCGTGCTGGTCGCACCGAGTGTCCAAGTAGAGTTTGCGAAAACGGTCGATGTCATCACCGGTTAGGGAATCCACTTCGGACATCACGGTGAGGAGATCCTCGCCGAATGTATCCTCCTTTCCGGCATATGCAGCAAAGACTCTGCCAAAACGAAGCGCAAGTGGCCCAGCAATGATGTCCGGAAGTTCCCCCATTGGCTTTTCGGGGCTCGCCTCGTCGAGCAACGAAGTCATCTGGCGGTATAGGCCCTCGATTTGCCGCCAATCGGCGCGGCGGTCTGCTTCGATCCGGCGCTGTGATCGTCCTGGAACGTTCATGATCTTGTCCGTGTCTGCTGACGGCTCTGCCGAACTGGTCGCGCAGGGTTGAGCTGACGATCTACGAATAATCATGGCACGCAACGGCGCCGATCGCAGGTGCACTGAGGGCGCCCAGATGAATCACTATGCGGCCTTGTTGCGTCTGTCATTCCCGGCGGCGGAAGCAGAGATAAGCGCTCGCTTGTTGAGCCGCATACAACCGGCCGAATCCATGCCCCGCGGATCGCTTGAAGAACGTGTGTCTGGAGTCGTGCACCCCGCAGTTGGATGGTGTCAAACTCTCCACTCAATCTCTATGAACTTCGGATTGAAGCGGTAGCCCCGCCACCTCTTGCTGCCTGGATGGCCGGGCTTGATGATCACCTTGTCCACCACCAGCTGGACGACGCTGCGCCGCCACTCCAGGCCAGAGGTGTCCCAGGCTTCCCGGATCGTCTGGTCAGCCGGGACGCGGGCGGCTGCCGACTCGTCTTGGTAGTGGGCTAGCGCCTCTTGGGCTTCCTGCACGGACGCCTCAGCGATGCCCTTGGCCTGGATGAACTGGTCACGGCTCAGCACGTCGGTGGCGTAGTCGGTCACCAGCTGGTCGAGCTTGGCCTTACGCCGCTCGTACTCCTGGACCAGGAGTCGAACCTTGTCCTCATCCACCTTGGGAGCCAGCGTCACGGCCACCTTCGGGTCGTCGAAGACGTGACAGACGGCTTCCTTGATCAGCAGCTCGACCGGCTCGGCCACTCGGAAGCTCTTGCCGCAGCCGATGACTCGGCCGTGGTTGTCGGTCCGTCGGCAGCGGTATCGCATCTGCGCTGGCTGTCCCGACTCTCTCGTCCGGCCACTGCCCACCATGACGCCACCACACTGGCCGCAGTAGATGAAGCCGGTCAGCAGGTACTTGCGGACGCCGGTCTGGCCCTTGGGCCAGCGGTGCTTACGGCTGAGGCGACGGGCCTCCATCCGGTCCCACTGCTCGCGCGTCAAGATGGCGGGCCACACGGCTGGGTACTCCTGGCCGCCGTACTCGCGCACCCCTATATAGCGCTTCTTCATGATCGTGCGTTGGAGGTTCTCGATCCGCCACTCACAGCCCGTGGCGGTACGGGCGCCCCGAGCGTTGAGGTCCACGACGATGTCACGGATCGACTCGCCGGCGATGAAACGCTGGGCGCACTCCCGGATGACGGCGGCTTCCGACTCCCGGACGGTGACGCCGTCCTTCTCGTAGCCATACGGCCGACCGCCACCGTGGGTCTTGCCGGCCAGGGCGCGCGCCTTCTGCTTGCGCTTGACCCGCTTGGAAATGCGGCCGGCTTCGAGCATGGCGTTGTTGACGGCGTTGATTGCCGCGTGGATGCCTTCGGCCGTCGACAGGTCGTAGCTGATGCCATCGGTGGTCTGGATGCGGCGCAATCGGGTGGTCTCTGCCAGCTTGATCAGGTCAAGCAGCTCTTCCAGCCGCCGGTACAGGCGGGGCATCTCCGTGATGAGGATGATGTTGATCTGGCCCCGGCGGATCGCCGCCAGCAGCCGGTCGTAGTCAGGGCGCGGCTTGGTCGAGTACTTCGAAGCCGAGATGTCGTTGTCCTTGTAAACACCGACGACGGGCCAGCCCTGCTCGTCGGCGTGGTCCCGCGCCTCCGTGATCTGAATCTTGACGTTCTCGCTCAGCCCGCTGCGGTCACGGCTCAGGCGGGCGTAGATGGCGGTGTCAGCATCGTGGGCGGGGAGGAAAGTGGACGTAGGGGACATGGACTCCTCCAGTGAAGCGTCTAAGACGCCCTGGCGGTAGCCCTCACCTGCAAAAAGGTGATTGGTCCCGGGGGTGCACAGCCCGTCCGTGGCGGAGGCGCCCGAGTTCAGCGGGCGGGCCCTGGATTCGCTCCGGCAGCCTCTTGAGTCGGGATATGTGGTGGTGGCGCGCAGCGCGGGGGTGGTGCGGCTGCCCGCACGGTTCCTGATGGTTCTGGCGGCCAATCCATGTCCGTGCGGACGGCACACGCTGCACGGCGCGGGCTGCGAATGCCCGCCGTCGGCGATCCGCAGGTACCAGGCGCGGCTCTCCGGTCCACTGCTGGACCGGGTGGACCTGCGGGTCGGGGTCGAACCGGTGCAGCGCGCCGACCTGCTGGGGCAGGGCGGGCGCGGCGAGTCGACGGCGGCGGTCGCTGGGCGCGTGCGGGAAGCGAGGGAGCGGGCGGCGGCGCGGCTGGAGGGAACACCGTGGACGACGAACAGCGAAGTGCCGGGCCACGAGCTGCGTACCCGCTGGCAGCCCGCGCCCGGAGCCCTCGGCGCCGCCGAGCGGGACATGGAACGGGGCCTGCTGACGGCCCGCGGGCTCGACCGGGTGCTGCGCGTGGCCTGGACCGTCGCGGACCTGGCCGGCCGCGACCGGCCCGACGCCCGCAACGTCGACCTGGCCCTTGAGCTGCGTACCGGCATCGCCCGAGGCGCACCGGCACTGACCGGGGCCGGGCCATGAGGAGCCGGGCCATGAGGCGCCCGGCCGTGAGGCGAGGGGCATTCGCGTCCGGGCCGCGCGGTGGGGGAGGCGTGCGGTGAACGGGGAAGCGCGGGAGCACGAACGGCTGGCCAGGGCGGCACTCACGCGGGTCGTCGAGCCGGGGGACGAGGTGGGTGGCCGATGGCTGCGCGAGTGCGGCGGCGTGGAACTGATGCGCAGACTCACCTCGGCCGACCCCGACGAGGCGGCCCGATCCCTGACCGGCGTAACGGAGAAGCGGCTGGCCGGCTACCGGATACGGGCGGCGGCGGCCGATCCCGCTCGGGACCTGGCGGCCGTGGCCGCGGTCGGGGGGCGCTTCGTCTGCCCCGGCGATCAGGAGTGGCCCGGGCAGCTCGACGACCTGGGCGACGGCAGGCCGGTCGGGCTGTGGGTGCGCGGGCGGCCGAATCTGCGGATGTGGGCGCTGCGGTCCGTCGCCGTCGTCGGGGCCAGGGCGTGTACGTCGTACGGGGCGCACGTGGCGGCGTCCCTGGGCGCCGGGCTCGCGGAGCGCGGCTGGGTCGTCGTGTCGGGGGCCGCGTTCGGGATCGACGGCGCCGCCCATCGCGGGGTGCTGGGCGCGGGCGGGGCCACCGTGGCGGTGCTGGCCTGCGGCGTCGACGTCGTCTACCCGCGCGGGCACGCCGAGTTGATCGGACGTATCGCGGAACAGGGGCTGGTCATCGGAGAGTTGCCACCCGGCGGGCATCCCACCCCCAGCCGGTTCATCCTCAGGAACCGGGTGATCGCCGCGCTCACCAGGGGCACCGTCGTGGTCGAGGCGGAGTACCGCAGCGGGTCGCTGGTCACCGCCCGCAGCGCGCAAAAGCTCGGACGCTTCACGATGGGCGTGCCGGGCCCCGTCACCAGCGGACTCTCCGCGGGGGTGCATGAACTTCTGCGGGGTGAGGGTGTCCTGGTCACCGACGCCGCGGAAGTGGCGGAGCTGGTCGGCGACATCGGCGATCTGGCCCCGGCGCGCCGGGGGCCCGTACTGCCCAGGGACCTGCTCGACCCGGTGGCCGCGCAGGTGCTCGAGGCACTGCCGGCGAGGGGGCGCGTCAACGCGCGCCGCGTCGCTCGCGGCGCGGGGACGACACCTGACGACGCGCTCGGCAAGTTGTACGAACTGCACTCCTTGGGGTTTGTTGAACGGCAGGGTGACGGCTGGCAGTTGACCCCCGGTGCCGGGCGCCCTGCCGACGCGCGGCGAGGCGGTACTTGACCAGCGGCATTCGGGTGAAAGGGTGATGGCGATGACTTCCACAGCCCGCCCGGCATCCCCTCCGGGGCTGTCCCGCGCGGTGACGGCCCCGGCGGTGGGATGTGCCCCAGGGCGTTCATCTGGAAGGGGGCAATCCCATATCCTGCGCGGACTGCGACGCTCCAGTCACGCTACGCTCACGAGGTTTCCCGCCCAGATGCACGATTCCCCGCACGTCACAGCAGAACGGCTCAAGGCAACGCATGCCCCAGCACACCTCCGGGTCTGACCGCGCGGCAGTGCCACACGCCGCCTGCGGCAGTGTGCGGCCCGCCGCACCCTCGTCGCTCGACGAGTTGTGGCGTTCGTACAAGGCCACGGGCGACGAGCGGCTGCGGGAGCAGCTGATCCTGCACTACTCGCCGCTGGTGAAGTACGTCGCCGGACGGGTGAGCGTCGGGCTGCCGCCCAATGTCGAACAGGCCGACTTCGTCTCCTCCGGGGTCTTCGGGCTCATCGACGCCATTGAGAAGTTCGACATCGAGCGGTCCATCAAGTTCGAGACGTACGCGATCACGCGCATCCGCGGCGCGATGATCGACGAACTGCGCGCCCTGGACTGGATCCCGCGCTCGGTGCGGCAGAAGGCCAAGGCCGTCGAGCGTGCCTACGCGACGCTGGAGGCGCAGTTGCGCCGTACGCCGTCCGAGAGCGAAGTCGCCTCGGAGATGGGCATCGTCCTGGAGGAACTGCACGCTGTTTTCAGTCAGTTGTCCCTGGCGAACGTGGTCGCCCTCGAAGAGCTGCTGCACGCTGGGGGCGAGGGCGGCGACCGGCTGAGCCTCATGGACACCCTGGAGGACACCGCCGCCGACGACCCGGTCGAGGTCGCCGAGGACCGGGAGCTGCGAAGGCTGCTCGCCCGCGCCATCAACACCCTCCCCGACCGGGAGAAGACCGTGGTCACGCTCTACTACTACGAAGGCCTCACGCTCGCCGAGATCGGCAATGTGCTGGGTGTGACGGAGAGCCGGGTCAGCCAGATCCACACCAAGTCGGTGCTCCAGCTGCGGGCCAAGCTGGCCGACGCCGGCCGCTGAGGCCGCCCCGAATCGTGCCTGCCTTGCACATCACGTCGTCATAACGGCGCCTCATCCGTACAGTAGGACCGTGCCAAGGATTCGAGCGGCCTCGGTGGCCGAGCACCGGACGATGCAGCGCGGCGCCCTGCTGGACGCCGCCCGCTCCCTGCTGTCCGAAGGCGGTACGGAGGCGCTGACCTTCCCCGCCCTCGCTGAGCGCACAGGTCTCGCCCGGTCGTCCGTGTATGAGTACTTCCGATCGCGCGCCGCCGTCGTCGAGGAGCTGTGCGCCGTCGACTTCCCCGTCTGGGCGGCCGAGGTCGAGAGCGCGATGGACCGGGCGGACACCCCGGCGGGCAAGGTCGAGGCGTATGTACGCGCGCAACTGCTGCTGGTCGGCGACCGGCGGCACCGCGCCGTTGTGGCGATCTCCGCGAGCGAGCTCGACGCCGGTGCGCGCGAGAAGATCCGCGCCGCGCACGGCGGTCTCGTCACGATGATCGTCGAGGCGCTCGGTGAACTGGGCCATGAACAGCCCAGGCTCGCGGCGATGATGCTGCAGGGTGTGGTCGACGCGGCGGTCCGGCGCATCGAGCTCGGCGCGGCCGAAGCGCCGGACGTGATCGCGGACTCTGCGGTAGCGATGGCGCTGCACGGCGTCCAGGGCTGATCCGGCCCGTCCCCTTCGGCCACCGGGCCTCATCCTGCGATGGGCCCACAGCGCTGCCAGCGCCAAGCCCGCCGCGTAAAGACCGTCGCCCGTGCCCGCAGCAGCAGGCGCAGCAGATAGGGCGGCGGCAGAGGGCGCGGCAGAGGGCGCGGCAGAGGGTGCGGCAGGTGGCGGCCCCGCCGGGACGCCGAACACCGGAAGCAGGCGCGGCGGGCCCCGGTGCAGCAGGTCGGGTGGGAGCAATGTCAGCGGATCGAGGTACACCACGCCTCTGCGCAGCCCCCAGTGCAGGCAGCCGGAGGCGCAGTGTGACCGGCCGCCCTCCAGGACAGCCACCACCTGCCCGGCCCTGACCTCGTCCCCCTTCGCGACCAGCGCCCGCACCGGTTCGTACGTCGTCCGCAGAGGCGGTTCCCCCGTACCGGACAGGGCAATGGACAGCGTCCCGCGCCCCGCGACCCGGCCCGCGAAGGACACCCGGCCGGAGGCCGCCGCCCGTACGGCGTCACCCCGCGAGGCAGCCAGATCCACTCCCCGGTGCCCCGGGGCGTACGCAGACGGGGGCGGCTCCCAGCCCCGTACGACCGGCGGCCGGTCGCCCACGGGCCAGGCCGCGTCCGGGATTCCGGCAGCGGCCGCCGCCGGCACGTACAGGGCAGCAGGCAGGAGCAGGCCGAGCAGCACGGCCACGATCACCGGCACCAGCACAGTCGTTCGTCGCATGGGGAAACCGTGGCGCGACGGACGGATTCGTGGGGATCATGATCCGTATCTGTGGACCACCGACCGGTTGTGGACAGCGCCGTCACCCGGCACTGCCCAGGTCCCGTACACTTCTGGTGGCGATCCGGGTCACCGGGTCGACTTCGCACGCCCCGCCACCAGTCACTTCGCAATCGGTGGCCGCGCCGCTCGGTCCCTTGTGGGCACGGCGCACCGGGGCGTCAGGCGCGGCAGCAATCCTGCGGTCGCGGCAACCGAGTAACTCAAGGAGTACGGCCATGGCCGTCGTCACGATGCGGGAGCTGCTGGAAAGCGGCGTCCACTTCGGTCACCAGACCCGTCGTTGGAACCCGAAGATGAAGCGCTTCATCTTCACGGAGCGCAACGGCATCTACATCATCGACCTTCTCCAGTCGCTGTCGTACATCGACCGCGCCTACGAGTTCGTCAAGGAGACCGTTGCCCACGGCGGCTCCATCATGTTCGTCGGTACCAAGAAGCAGGCCCAGGAGGCCATCGCCGAGCAGGCGACGCGCGTTGGTATGCCGTACGTCAACCAGCGTTGGCTCGGCGGCATGCTGACCA from Streptomyces spiramyceticus carries:
- a CDS encoding recombinase family protein is translated as MSPTSTFLPAHDADTAIYARLSRDRSGLSENVKIQITEARDHADEQGWPVVGVYKDNDISASKYSTKPRPDYDRLLAAIRRGQINIILITEMPRLYRRLEELLDLIKLAETTRLRRIQTTDGISYDLSTAEGIHAAINAVNNAMLEAGRISKRVKRKQKARALAGKTHGGGRPYGYEKDGVTVRESEAAVIRECAQRFIAGESIRDIVVDLNARGARTATGCEWRIENLQRTIMKKRYIGVREYGGQEYPAVWPAILTREQWDRMEARRLSRKHRWPKGQTGVRKYLLTGFIYCGQCGGVMVGSGRTRESGQPAQMRYRCRRTDNHGRVIGCGKSFRVAEPVELLIKEAVCHVFDDPKVAVTLAPKVDEDKVRLLVQEYERRKAKLDQLVTDYATDVLSRDQFIQAKGIAEASVQEAQEALAHYQDESAAARVPADQTIREAWDTSGLEWRRSVVQLVVDKVIIKPGHPGSKRWRGYRFNPKFIEIEWRV
- the dprA gene encoding DNA-processing protein DprA, giving the protein MRVRAARWGRRAVNGEAREHERLARAALTRVVEPGDEVGGRWLRECGGVELMRRLTSADPDEAARSLTGVTEKRLAGYRIRAAAADPARDLAAVAAVGGRFVCPGDQEWPGQLDDLGDGRPVGLWVRGRPNLRMWALRSVAVVGARACTSYGAHVAASLGAGLAERGWVVVSGAAFGIDGAAHRGVLGAGGATVAVLACGVDVVYPRGHAELIGRIAEQGLVIGELPPGGHPTPSRFILRNRVIAALTRGTVVVEAEYRSGSLVTARSAQKLGRFTMGVPGPVTSGLSAGVHELLRGEGVLVTDAAEVAELVGDIGDLAPARRGPVLPRDLLDPVAAQVLEALPARGRVNARRVARGAGTTPDDALGKLYELHSLGFVERQGDGWQLTPGAGRPADARRGGT
- the whiG gene encoding RNA polymerase sigma factor WhiG; amino-acid sequence: MPQHTSGSDRAAVPHAACGSVRPAAPSSLDELWRSYKATGDERLREQLILHYSPLVKYVAGRVSVGLPPNVEQADFVSSGVFGLIDAIEKFDIERSIKFETYAITRIRGAMIDELRALDWIPRSVRQKAKAVERAYATLEAQLRRTPSESEVASEMGIVLEELHAVFSQLSLANVVALEELLHAGGEGGDRLSLMDTLEDTAADDPVEVAEDRELRRLLARAINTLPDREKTVVTLYYYEGLTLAEIGNVLGVTESRVSQIHTKSVLQLRAKLADAGR
- a CDS encoding TetR/AcrR family transcriptional regulator; the protein is MAEHRTMQRGALLDAARSLLSEGGTEALTFPALAERTGLARSSVYEYFRSRAAVVEELCAVDFPVWAAEVESAMDRADTPAGKVEAYVRAQLLLVGDRRHRAVVAISASELDAGAREKIRAAHGGLVTMIVEALGELGHEQPRLAAMMLQGVVDAAVRRIELGAAEAPDVIADSAVAMALHGVQG